From the genome of Ziziphus jujuba cultivar Dongzao chromosome 4, ASM3175591v1:
ttttttttttcccttaaataaTTGTTCCTATTGTTTTGAGGAAGAAAGTACGCTCGTGAATATTCATTCTGATACTGTAGTTTTCACTTTTCCcagtaacaacaacaataataatagttgtATTGTTATCATGTGGTCCCTCTACTAGTTGGCCTTTTCTTGATCACAATAGTGCCAGCACATACATGCTATTGTACCTCTTTATATCTTGTCCGCAGTAGCAAAAATAGCATGGACCTACTCGCAAAAATTGTCATATCATACGGATTCCATATATATTTGTGAGTAGGGATGGCAATCTTGgatccaaacaatttttttttaagtttttagcaCAAAtgacatggatcattttaactATGAAGTTCCAACTCACAGAACCTATCACATCGTGTGAACattagagagggaaaaaaaaaaaaaaaaaaaaggcggaATATAACACAAAGTAACACATCATTTTATGGATAATTGGAATAACCACTTCTCAACCCCGCCAGCCCCAAGCAAAAAATGAAACCCATATGCACTCTCTGAAACTCCAGGCCACTGGCCAAGAAGCTAGACGGTTCAGAATTCAAATATACAACAATTTACCACAAGATATTATTTAGAATCTGACAGGATCTGAGCAGCCACAGATCTGAAACGCTACaagagaaaaagattcaagATAAACAACTAAATTTTCATCTTTCATTGGCTTTGGAATTCAGATCATTATTGCAAAACATGTTTTTGCCAAACCATAGCTCTAAAATAACAGGGGAGAACTGAAGCTGGGAGCCTAAACTTGTTAAAGGCATAACGCATATCCTAAAGTCTTATATTGAAATCACCGATCTGTGTTCAAGTGTATCTATGACCCTAAATCATAGTAAATCTTCTATCGTCATGTATTGACTACCTTGAAACTGAATGCAACTGACCTTGAATGTGGTTAGCAGCTCAACTCAACCAAATTCAGGTTCTTCTGTCTAAATTGTATCACTAATTATTTAGAACCTTATATCCAAGTAAAGAAAACACTCAAGGACTTGGTGACCTTGACCAAGCCCACCAACCACCGAGAATTCctattaaaatgaatttttgatCCCTGACTTCAACTGTAGCAATGCAGAAAAGCTGGTAGTCTTGAACTTCAACTTTGTGCGCATATAATGACTGAAGATCAAAAGGATCAAGATATGTTAGAAGTCTGTAAAAGTACCATTCACAAAATGTAAAGAATTAACCAATTCGAGAAACTCAAAGATGAGGCCCAAATGGCACTTCTCGGTACCAATAGCAGATGCTGTATACATTCATCATCAAATTACTGTCTGTATCCAATAATTTGAAACCACAAAATTACCGAATAAAACATGATGCGTCCATTTTAATGTTAACTTCCATAGTCAATGATGAACCAAAGAGGATTCAACTGACAAGGTGATTCaaaagatgaatttttttttattatttaccgTGAATAAATGCAATAGTGGCTATAAAAACCTGATGACAAGTAAGAAAGCTAGGAATTCTGAAATTAGTAGCATCTGGCAATCTTTCCGGGCCACAGGGAATCAAACTCTCATCGAACAGGATATTAATTAAATGCTGATAAAATCAAGCTTTCTTAGTAGGCAGGTTAGTTTACACTTATGAGTGCCACGTTTAGTATAAACTTAACACTGATTGTTGCTACTGATCCTTTTAAAATGACGATTGACATAATTATGACAAAATGAAGCACATAACTTTtggtaatattaaaaaagaaatgagaTTCTGTATCACTAAGTGTTAAATTGCATGATCTATATGAAGGgataaattcataaatccaaAGGGCAAATACCTTTAGGTAATACAATTGAGGCTCTTGGCGCATACATTGATGACATAGCTGCAACATTTCAAGTTTGAGGTCAAAAGTTTGCCAACCACAACCAGTATATGACAAATAACAGACCATAATATTGCTACTAATTATgttcctttttcttattttgctttttattctAGTTGTTGTTCAACGAAAATAAAAGCCTTTCTGACTCCTTCCAGGACTCCTTATAGTAGATTTCTATGTTCTGGTATATACTTTAAAATATCCCTGATTACACTTTCTTAAAAGGTAAGTAATTGCTAATGGcatcaaagagaaaaaagtaTACTATCTAACCTCATCAACAAAAACATAGACAGAAAATCTACTAGGTTTTGTTGTAAGGAGGAAAAGAATCACTTTAGTTGCAATTATTGTAATTGGACGATCCAAATGCATCCATAGAGTAACCAAGAAGAAAATAGGAAGCCAAAATTTTCTTGCAAATGTCCAGAGGGAATATGGTTCTTCTTCAAAATCTGAAGCACATGATGATTCTACATGATCATCATGCACCAATATATCACGGCCTACAACATTGAAATTCAAATCAAGGTAAATACTGACACCTATGTGCAATAGAGATTATAGACTATAGATCAAACAAGATAAGAAATAAGAAATCAGCTAGGGTGTCCACGCTCACCATCCATAGAATATCCAACACGCGACCAAAAGCTTATTGATCCAATTACAGCTGAAAAGCCAATGACACTTCCAATTCCCAATTTGCTTCCTGAAATAACATAATCAAAAGAACAAAGTTACACAAATAACTGGATCTcttttttaaacaatatcaaCACAGTTAACAggcgtatatatgtatatatatatatatatatatataagagcatTTAGCGGCGATTTGTAACATAACAATTCTCGAGGTATAACATTTCTAGCACAACAGGAAAATGAAGATAATCACTTAGCCACTTAGCTGCACAATCAACGTAGATAAATCCAAAGGCTACACTTCACTTGTCAGAAAGAGCTACTAGCCTAATCAGAAAACAAAGCTCACCGCAGTCTAATAATGGAAATGGCAGCTCTTTTCTGTAAGTTGTAAATCATATTATacgagaaaaaagaaaatgggcaCAGTGCCGAAGCTTAAATTACAGTAACACACCCATTAATGCATTTAATAATTCTAATACTTTAGAAGGTAAACCAGAATATAGAATTAGAATATCGTTTTGCATTAATTATTAACTAGTATCCACATTGGTGCTTATTTCGCTCCAAGGAATTAGAAATATAATTTACCTttcccccacaaaaaaaataaaaataaaaataaaaaattacacaaacggaaaaataaacagaaataaaaaataaataaataaaccataaCCAGATAATGAGTTCCAAGAACTAGTTtacaaaccaaataataaagagacataattataaaaaaataactagaTTCTACATTTTCAAGCGTTCAAAGCAAAAGAAAACCAGATTAATTAACCTGCCTGAGAAATAGAAATTCCGCAAACGTTTTCGTTGAGCATTCAATTTCCATTGAAATCTTGAAGCGCGGCTTCCAAGTAGAGGTTCAGGGCCCTTTAGAGATTCCAACTTACCATGAACTACGCAAGTAATGCCAAAGAAAGAGTTTCTTTCAGTTCTGTTATCGAAATTACGAAACTCgacaaataaaatttgtaaaaaaataatttaccaaaaaaaaaaaaacattacatAGTCGTCTGGAAAGAGAGATTGATGAACAGGAAGAAGGTTTTAGAATCAGAGATTGTCGTATTACTGGATAAAGAAACTTTCTCCAAAAAGCCATTTCTCGACTGCCACGTTCATCTCTAAGCTGTGCGCAAATATACCAGCTCGAATATTctgcttgaaaaataaattttaagaaaaaaaatcaataacaaaataaaacggagggtttttttttttcggcaaaaatgaaaataagaacATACGTTGTCGTTTAGTAAGGTacgttctatttttttttattttttatt
Proteins encoded in this window:
- the LOC107415488 gene encoding uncharacterized protein LOC107415488 isoform X1, whose amino-acid sequence is MAFWRKFLYPVIRQSLILKPSSCSSISLSRRLFHGKLESLKGPEPLLGSRASRFQWKLNAQRKRLRNFYFSGSKLGIGSVIGFSAVIGSISFWSRVGYSMDGRDILVHDDHVESSCASDFEEEPYSLWTFARKFWLPIFFLVTLWMHLDRPITIIATKVILFLLTTKPSRFSVYVFVDELCHQCMRQEPQLYYLKSLYAHKVEVQDYQLFCIATVEVRDQKFILIGILGGWWAWSRSPSP
- the LOC107415488 gene encoding uncharacterized protein LOC107415488 isoform X3, which encodes MAFWRKFLYPVIRQSLILKPSSCSSISLSRRLFHGKLESLKGPEPLLGSRASRFQWKLNAQRKRLRNFYFSGSKLGIGSVIGFSAVIGSISFWSRVGYSMDGRDILVHDDHVESSCASDFEEEPYSLWTFARKFWLPIFFLVTLWMHLDRPITIIATKVILFLLTTKPSRFSVYVFVDELCHQCMRQEPQLYYLKRFRSVAAQILSDSK
- the LOC107415488 gene encoding uncharacterized protein LOC107415488 isoform X2 encodes the protein MAFWRKFLYPVIRQSLILKPSSCSSISLSRRLFHGKLESLKGPEPLLGSRASRFQWKLNAQRKRLRNFYFSGSKLGIGSVIGFSAVIGSISFWSRVGYSMDGRDILVHDDHVESSCASDFEEEPYSLWTFARKFWLPIFFLVTLWMHLDRPITIIATKLCHQCMRQEPQLYYLKSLYAHKVEVQDYQLFCIATVEVRDQKFILIGILGGWWAWSRSPSP
- the LOC107415488 gene encoding uncharacterized protein LOC107415488 isoform X5, giving the protein MLNENVCGISISQAGSKLGIGSVIGFSAVIGSISFWSRVGYSMDGRDILVHDDHVESSCASDFEEEPYSLWTFARKFWLPIFFLVTLWMHLDRPITIIATKVILFLLTTKPSRFSVYVFVDELCHQCMRQEPQLYYLKSLYAHKVEVQDYQLFCIATVEVRDQKFILIGILGGWWAWSRSPSP
- the LOC107415488 gene encoding uncharacterized protein LOC107415488 isoform X4; this translates as MAFWRKFLYPVIRQSLILKPSSCSSISLSRRLFHGKLESLKGPEPLLGSRASRFQWKLNAQRKRLRNFYFSGSKLGIGSVIGFSAVIGSISFWSRVGYSMDGRDILVHDDHVESSCASDFEEEPYSLWTFARKFWLPIFFLVTLWMHLDRPITIIATKLCHQCMRQEPQLYYLKRFRSVAAQILSDSK